The Prosthecobacter vanneervenii genome has a segment encoding these proteins:
- a CDS encoding penicillin-binding transpeptidase domain-containing protein translates to MKPPARWRGVAMLTLAALLTASASGAAESRQDKPPAAGSPQLPQAPAAQPVEAAPEPVAKPPAPKAKVPEPPAPPSFVPGSGSRADVRPFYFAIPAPRGQILDRAGRPLAQNSLVRRVQLTVPAAQHTTLEAYTAWLQQEIEAMHADLPMLRMPDADTLQRHYESRRELPIPVSDAITQELKLDAQKHPHALVRTEYVRHYPQGSMAAHLLGYVSADGAAPGGQVLRNEPLWQRTRGATGLEAAYNKQLTGTDGTLCLMVGNDGHVAYEQVFTPPVAGRDVVTTLSLDTQRIVESALAQTGRRCAMVVVDGYTGDIRAMASLPRYDPNAFAGGISEADFNALTQDINGPLFDRAVLGTYPPGSVFKPMVVLAGLRAGTVPAMQEFECGPTLMIDGREFDNWSKDDYGWFNARSAIIRSCNTYFYQSAMMTRDAPILYMAREFGYGAAPVLPIKTAAGSLPPRAVANGDLANLSIGQGVTEASPLQVAMAMATLANGACRPRPRLVMQTQSQRGQVGDMVTPCRETLLPVGQGDLDMIRHAMYGVVNHANGTGRAARLKKIPVHGKTGTAQWVLRGAKANVVWFAGYVETNPPLAFAVMLEGNAGEGGLSGGGTAAPVIAKVLREIEAKPSAHEVAYEPVRVEEENDPLTLSAEPGYYGMDGRPPPPPGYYPNDGPPYGYYGRPPPGSGYGRRPPPQYQGNPVSEFFQRLFRP, encoded by the coding sequence ATGAAGCCGCCTGCTCGGTGGCGTGGGGTGGCGATGCTCACGCTCGCGGCGCTGCTCACCGCATCTGCCAGCGGCGCAGCGGAGAGCCGTCAGGACAAGCCGCCCGCCGCAGGATCACCGCAACTGCCGCAAGCGCCTGCCGCCCAGCCCGTGGAGGCAGCGCCGGAGCCTGTGGCCAAGCCGCCTGCTCCCAAGGCCAAGGTGCCCGAGCCACCTGCGCCACCCAGCTTTGTGCCGGGCAGCGGATCGCGGGCGGATGTGCGGCCCTTTTACTTTGCCATACCGGCACCGCGTGGGCAGATCCTGGACCGCGCTGGCAGGCCGCTGGCGCAGAACTCCCTCGTGCGGCGTGTGCAGCTCACCGTGCCCGCCGCGCAGCACACCACGCTGGAGGCCTACACCGCCTGGCTGCAGCAGGAGATCGAGGCCATGCACGCCGACCTGCCCATGCTGCGCATGCCCGATGCCGACACGCTGCAGCGCCACTATGAAAGCCGCCGCGAGTTGCCCATCCCTGTCAGCGATGCCATCACCCAGGAGCTGAAGCTGGATGCGCAGAAGCATCCGCATGCCCTGGTGCGCACGGAGTATGTGCGCCACTACCCGCAGGGCAGCATGGCCGCACATCTGCTGGGTTATGTTTCCGCAGATGGTGCAGCCCCCGGCGGGCAGGTGCTGCGCAATGAGCCGCTGTGGCAGCGCACACGCGGTGCCACCGGGCTGGAAGCCGCCTACAACAAGCAGCTGACCGGCACCGATGGCACGCTCTGCCTCATGGTGGGCAATGACGGCCACGTGGCCTATGAGCAGGTCTTCACCCCGCCGGTGGCCGGGCGCGATGTCGTCACCACGCTGAGCCTCGACACCCAGCGCATCGTGGAGTCCGCGCTGGCGCAGACCGGCCGCCGCTGCGCCATGGTGGTGGTGGACGGCTACACCGGAGACATCCGCGCCATGGCCAGCCTGCCGCGTTATGATCCCAATGCCTTTGCAGGCGGCATCTCGGAGGCGGATTTCAATGCGCTGACACAGGACATCAACGGGCCTTTGTTTGACCGCGCCGTGCTCGGCACGTACCCGCCCGGCTCCGTCTTCAAGCCCATGGTCGTGCTGGCCGGGCTGCGTGCCGGCACAGTGCCCGCCATGCAGGAGTTTGAGTGCGGGCCCACGCTCATGATTGATGGCAGGGAGTTCGACAACTGGTCCAAGGATGACTACGGCTGGTTCAATGCACGCTCCGCCATCATCCGCAGCTGCAACACCTACTTCTACCAGTCCGCCATGATGACGCGGGATGCGCCCATCCTCTACATGGCGCGGGAGTTTGGCTACGGTGCCGCGCCCGTGCTGCCCATCAAGACGGCCGCAGGCTCCCTGCCGCCACGTGCTGTGGCCAATGGGGATCTGGCCAATCTTTCCATCGGTCAGGGTGTCACCGAGGCCTCGCCGCTGCAGGTCGCCATGGCCATGGCCACGCTGGCAAACGGGGCCTGCAGGCCGCGCCCGCGCCTCGTCATGCAGACGCAGTCCCAGCGCGGTCAGGTGGGAGATATGGTGACGCCATGCCGCGAGACGCTGCTGCCTGTGGGGCAGGGGGATCTGGACATGATCCGCCACGCCATGTACGGCGTGGTGAATCACGCCAATGGCACCGGCCGCGCCGCGCGCCTCAAGAAGATCCCCGTGCATGGCAAGACCGGCACCGCCCAGTGGGTGCTGCGCGGAGCCAAGGCGAATGTGGTGTGGTTTGCAGGCTACGTGGAGACCAATCCGCCACTGGCCTTTGCCGTCATGCTGGAGGGAAATGCAGGCGAGGGTGGCCTCTCCGGTGGCGGCACGGCGGCACCCGTCATCGCCAAAGTGTTGCGGGAGATCGAGGCCAAACCCTCCGCGCACGAGGTGGCCTACGAGCCCGTGCGGGTGGAGGAGGAAAACGACCCTCTCACGCTTTCGGCAGAGCCAGGCTACTACGGCATGGATGGCCGCCCGCCGCCACCCCCTGGCTACTACCCCAATGACGGGCCGCCCTACGGCTACTACGGCAGGCCGCCACCCGGCTCTGGCTATGGCCGCAGACCGCCGCCGCAGTATCAGGGAAATCCGGTCAGTGAATTCTTCCAGCGTCTCTTCCGCCCCTGA
- a CDS encoding SMP-30/gluconolactonase/LRE family protein — protein sequence MKRTLLSLCLLSSSLFAQDTSLHDYLIEGEPWREAASGYVFTDGLCCDAAGNLFFTDVKGGKGIYKLDAATGKTDLFLDNLPGISGLQIGPDGRFYACHNKEQRIITITMKGEVEVLLTGVKCNDLVVSKAGHLYFTETPTQRIHLITKDKKHIIADEGHVVKPNGITISTDERTLFASEYGGKHVWAWRIEDDGTLSGAEPYSTMWLPVGKESAAGDGATTEAAGRVFVTTELGVQIFDTAGRLSGIIAKPDPAGKVVSVEFAGKDHDILYVAGGGGIYGRKVKVKGYFGK from the coding sequence ATGAAACGCACCCTTCTTTCCCTCTGCCTCCTTTCTTCCTCCCTCTTCGCGCAGGACACCTCGCTGCATGATTACCTCATCGAGGGCGAGCCCTGGCGCGAGGCGGCCTCCGGCTATGTCTTCACCGACGGCCTATGCTGCGATGCTGCGGGCAATCTCTTCTTCACCGACGTGAAGGGCGGCAAGGGCATCTACAAGCTGGACGCCGCCACCGGCAAGACGGACCTCTTTCTCGACAATCTCCCCGGCATCAGCGGCCTGCAGATCGGGCCGGACGGACGCTTCTACGCCTGTCACAATAAAGAGCAGCGCATCATCACCATCACCATGAAAGGGGAGGTGGAGGTGCTGCTCACGGGTGTGAAATGCAATGATCTGGTAGTCAGCAAGGCAGGGCACCTCTACTTCACCGAGACGCCCACGCAGCGCATCCACCTCATCACGAAAGACAAGAAGCATATCATCGCCGATGAGGGCCATGTGGTGAAGCCGAATGGCATCACCATCTCCACCGATGAGCGCACGCTCTTCGCCTCCGAATACGGCGGCAAGCACGTGTGGGCCTGGCGCATCGAGGACGACGGCACGCTCTCCGGCGCGGAGCCCTACTCCACGATGTGGCTGCCTGTGGGCAAGGAGAGCGCCGCTGGAGACGGTGCCACCACCGAGGCCGCAGGGCGCGTCTTTGTCACCACCGAGCTGGGCGTGCAGATCTTTGACACCGCAGGCCGTCTCTCCGGCATCATCGCCAAACCGGACCCCGCAGGCAAGGTCGTCAGCGTCGAGTTCGCCGGCAAAGACCACGACATCCTCTACGTCGCCGGAGGCGGCGGCATCTACGGCCGCAAGGTCAAGGTGAAGGGCTATTTCGGGAAGTAA
- a CDS encoding alpha/beta hydrolase: MKFPFLPLAAVSFLFATLAPAAPQDDQYVLGPDSQVKEDVPHGKVTQMPAWTESKIFPGTTRDWWVYVPAQYKPEQPASVMVFCDGGGFVKADGQFRVPVVFDNLIAKGEMPVTIGIFINPGVFPTKNPKEKPRSNRSFEYDSLGDQYAKFLLEEILPEVSKTYKLTSDPDQRAICGNSSGGICAFTVAWERPDAFRKVVSHIGSFTNIRGGYVYPALVRKTEKKPLKVFLQDGRNDLDNQFGNWPLSNQDMAASLKFAGYDYTFVFGEGTHSGKHGGAIFPDTMRWLWKK; encoded by the coding sequence ATGAAGTTCCCGTTTCTCCCACTCGCTGCTGTCTCGTTCCTTTTCGCCACGCTCGCCCCTGCGGCTCCGCAGGATGATCAGTATGTCCTCGGGCCGGACTCCCAGGTGAAGGAGGATGTGCCGCATGGCAAGGTGACGCAGATGCCTGCCTGGACGGAGTCCAAGATCTTCCCCGGCACCACACGCGACTGGTGGGTGTACGTGCCCGCGCAGTACAAGCCCGAGCAGCCAGCCAGCGTGATGGTCTTTTGCGACGGCGGCGGCTTTGTGAAGGCAGACGGCCAGTTCCGCGTGCCTGTGGTGTTTGACAATCTCATCGCCAAAGGGGAGATGCCCGTCACCATCGGCATCTTCATCAATCCGGGCGTGTTTCCCACCAAGAACCCCAAGGAAAAACCGCGCAGCAATCGCAGCTTTGAGTACGACTCTCTCGGAGATCAGTATGCCAAGTTTCTGCTGGAGGAGATCCTGCCCGAAGTCAGCAAGACCTACAAGCTGACCAGCGACCCCGACCAGCGCGCCATCTGCGGCAACAGCAGCGGCGGCATCTGCGCCTTCACCGTGGCGTGGGAGCGCCCGGACGCCTTCCGCAAGGTGGTCAGCCACATCGGCTCCTTCACCAACATTCGCGGCGGCTACGTCTATCCCGCCCTCGTGCGCAAGACGGAGAAGAAGCCTCTCAAAGTCTTCCTCCAGGATGGCAGGAACGACCTCGACAACCAGTTCGGCAACTGGCCGCTGTCCAATCAGGACATGGCCGCCTCCCTGAAGTTTGCAGGCTACGACTACACCTTTGTCTTCGGCGAAGGCACCCACAGCGGCAAGCACGGCGGCGCCATCTTCCCGGACACGATGCGCTGGCTGTGGAAGAAGTGA
- a CDS encoding DUF1549 domain-containing protein — MRLLPFLLLSISLPAAAAVDFSHQIVPILREHCAECHAGDKKKGGFSFNDRASLMEGGEDGPAVVSGKSAESELIKAILSTDPDEQMPPKGKRVPAEQVALLRQWIDEGLAWEEGFAFKKPAYEPPLQPRMPALPAAVDGRTNPIDRILDAYLASKKLPRPAAIDDATFMRRVHLDLIGLLPTPQEQEAFAQDKATDKRTRLIESLLQRDIDYTEHWLTFWNDLLRNDYGGTGFITGGRKQISNWLYQALVTNMPFDQFVRELIAPPNDESRGFIDGIKWRGDVSAGQTVEIQFAQSVGQSFLGINMKCASCHDSFIDRWKLSEAYGLAAIYSTRPLEVNRCDKPTGQKAVPSWLFPEIGQVDPQAPPAERLKQLAALMTHPRNGRVPRTLVNRLWQRLVGRGIVHPVDAMQTEPWSADLLDYLAADFAQHGYDLKHTLGLIASSQAYQSHAEVLAKDTDDHGYTYAGPRVRRLTAEQFVDAIWQITGAAPVKMDAGVLRGKVDPKLAQQIKISGQWIWGHSASPGSTPPAGEAITLRKTFTLDEDPASASAVVTCDNGYTLFINNRRISAGDDWTKMAAVPLQTALKKGANTLLVVATNAGKGPNAAGFFFDARVRSASGKETTISSDATWEWTAKVPATKEGRLGAFDAKDWKPVVVVKALPVWEKTIQAQAPALLAQGAAASGRMVRAALMKSDFLMRTLGRPNRDQIVTTRPNDLTTLEAIDLANGSVLSAAIAKGAQRLLQSPAATPQALIVGIYQQALSRPPTAAELATAQEILGDKPTAQSLEDLLWAVCMLPEFQTVR; from the coding sequence ATGCGTCTCCTGCCTTTTCTCCTGCTCTCCATCAGCCTGCCTGCTGCGGCGGCGGTCGATTTCTCACACCAGATCGTGCCCATCCTGCGCGAGCACTGCGCGGAGTGCCATGCGGGGGACAAAAAGAAAGGCGGCTTCTCCTTCAATGACCGCGCCTCTCTCATGGAGGGCGGCGAGGACGGGCCTGCGGTGGTCAGTGGCAAGAGCGCCGAGAGCGAGCTCATCAAAGCCATTCTCTCCACCGATCCCGATGAGCAGATGCCGCCCAAGGGCAAACGCGTGCCCGCCGAGCAGGTGGCGCTGCTGCGGCAGTGGATCGATGAAGGCCTCGCGTGGGAGGAGGGATTCGCCTTCAAAAAGCCTGCGTATGAGCCGCCGCTGCAGCCGCGCATGCCCGCGCTGCCTGCAGCCGTGGACGGGCGCACGAACCCCATCGACCGCATCCTGGATGCGTATCTCGCTTCCAAGAAACTCCCCCGCCCTGCTGCGATCGACGACGCCACCTTCATGCGCCGCGTGCACCTGGACCTCATCGGCCTGCTGCCCACGCCGCAGGAGCAGGAAGCCTTTGCCCAAGACAAGGCCACCGACAAACGCACACGCCTCATCGAGTCCCTCCTGCAGCGCGACATCGACTACACCGAGCACTGGCTCACCTTTTGGAATGACCTGCTGCGCAATGACTACGGCGGCACCGGATTCATCACCGGCGGGCGCAAGCAGATCAGCAACTGGCTCTATCAGGCGCTCGTCACCAACATGCCCTTCGACCAGTTTGTGCGCGAGCTCATCGCACCGCCGAATGACGAGAGCCGGGGCTTCATTGATGGCATCAAATGGCGTGGCGATGTCAGCGCCGGGCAGACGGTGGAGATCCAGTTTGCGCAGAGCGTGGGGCAGAGCTTTCTCGGCATCAATATGAAGTGCGCGTCATGCCACGACAGCTTCATCGACCGCTGGAAGCTCAGCGAGGCCTACGGCCTGGCCGCCATCTACTCCACCCGCCCGCTGGAGGTGAACCGCTGCGACAAGCCCACCGGGCAGAAAGCCGTGCCCTCATGGCTCTTTCCAGAGATCGGTCAGGTGGACCCGCAGGCCCCGCCCGCCGAGCGCCTCAAGCAGCTGGCCGCGCTCATGACGCACCCCAGGAACGGCCGAGTGCCGCGCACGCTGGTCAATCGCCTCTGGCAGCGTCTGGTGGGTCGTGGTATCGTGCACCCGGTGGATGCCATGCAGACCGAGCCCTGGAGCGCCGACCTGCTCGACTACCTGGCGGCGGACTTTGCGCAGCATGGCTATGACCTGAAGCACACGCTCGGGCTCATCGCCAGCTCCCAGGCCTACCAGTCCCACGCCGAGGTGCTGGCAAAAGACACCGACGACCACGGCTACACCTACGCAGGCCCGCGCGTGCGGCGGCTCACAGCGGAGCAGTTTGTGGATGCCATCTGGCAGATCACCGGCGCAGCCCCCGTGAAGATGGATGCCGGAGTACTGCGTGGCAAGGTGGACCCAAAGCTGGCGCAGCAGATCAAGATCAGCGGCCAGTGGATCTGGGGCCACAGCGCCAGTCCCGGCAGCACGCCGCCTGCGGGAGAGGCCATCACCCTGCGCAAGACCTTCACGCTGGATGAAGACCCCGCCAGCGCCAGCGCCGTGGTCACCTGCGACAACGGCTACACTTTATTTATCAACAACCGCCGCATCAGCGCCGGGGACGACTGGACCAAGATGGCCGCCGTGCCGCTGCAGACCGCCCTGAAAAAAGGGGCCAACACCCTCCTCGTGGTGGCCACCAATGCCGGCAAAGGCCCCAATGCCGCAGGCTTCTTCTTTGACGCCCGCGTGCGCAGCGCCTCCGGCAAGGAGACGACCATCAGCAGCGACGCCACCTGGGAGTGGACCGCCAAGGTGCCTGCCACCAAGGAGGGCCGCCTGGGTGCCTTTGACGCCAAGGACTGGAAGCCCGTGGTGGTGGTGAAGGCGCTGCCCGTGTGGGAAAAGACCATCCAGGCGCAGGCCCCCGCGCTGCTGGCACAGGGTGCCGCCGCCTCCGGCCGCATGGTGCGCGCCGCGCTGATGAAGTCCGACTTTCTCATGCGCACCCTGGGCCGCCCAAACCGCGACCAGATCGTGACCACCCGCCCCAATGACCTGACCACGCTGGAGGCCATCGACCTCGCCAATGGCAGCGTGCTTTCCGCAGCCATCGCCAAAGGCGCGCAGCGTCTGCTGCAGTCCCCCGCCGCCACACCGCAGGCACTCATCGTGGGCATCTACCAGCAGGCCCTCAGCCGCCCGCCCACCGCCGCCGAGCTGGCCACCGCGCAGGAGATCCTCGGCGACAAACCCACCGCCCAATCCCTCGAAGACCTCCTCTGGGCCGTCTGCATGCTGCCCGAGTTTCAGACCGTGCGGTAG